The Erigeron canadensis isolate Cc75 chromosome 4, C_canadensis_v1, whole genome shotgun sequence genome window below encodes:
- the LOC122596412 gene encoding transcription elongation factor 1 homolog, with translation MGKRKSRAKPAPRKRMDKLDTVFSCPFCNHGTSVECRIDMKNLIGEASCRICQENFSTTITALTEPIDIYSEWIDECERVNTVDDDGAPIEDDVE, from the exons ATGGGAAAGAGGAAGTCAAGAGCAAAGCCTGCACCAAGGAAGCGAATGGACAAACTCGACACTGTTTTTAGCTGCCCCTTCTGTAACCATGGAACTAGTGTTGAATGTCGTAT TGATATGAAGAACTTGATTGGCGAAGCATCTTGCAGAATTTGCCAGGAGAACTTCAGCACTACTATCACGG CTTTGACTGAGCCAATAGACAT ATACAGCGAATGGATCGACGAATGTGAACGTGTTAACACCGTCGATGATGATGGGGCCCCTATTGAAGACGATGTTGAATAG
- the LOC122598488 gene encoding uncharacterized protein LOC122598488 has product MASSIHLLQTHLYISLRESKPTIILSSKQPFFFLPKKPPTKHPLKTLKVQATSGPQPRPPLPDTQKYILEILENDDVKSLPCVRTYENDLGRLSVVGGVDLEQALTAAAADGGEAAEEHIVNGLDVMVAETVFPGHSDEHSTISTRLFLPSRKVKERAKSLQNYMNKDILSSTASTNILAMTFRQVTLRQLWSFELLLFRPGTTRNMKDLANIREVPASFTFSSSDEQAISMLAEVISVSSLQSTKKDYIDNSLGKSSYNMFRLFQKPEKISSKDSSVILYKVFEDELVENAKSLLEKFNSMKASYKPKETSLKFSWWPWSVFSKLEKMGGPEFSAWVTEYVPAYRLQVDSDKLRDLKFEGWKEYAKNKLEVLLTHSQMVCLANILDMYYEDLFTLPDKKLPYNAAAKTTNMHIKKKSNPLLKMLSTVIISGCFIVTVSVLGRLYFPRFQNGQKKIGGNQQPQSSHTGSIRFWSLDSSTLEDICISIVKKVQSVYGWSGEIRKESGGGVSTGELPDYLRRLVQVDSSYNDTTLTSTDKSEEELLASGHKIASYQIVLSSEGKIVGFQPTSLLAVNNWASNPLTEELYGRKKLSPGFFEPSPKIKPPTEVVLLELVMSEISGSHFVLVRPINVPEDC; this is encoded by the exons ATGGCTTCTTCAATTCATCTTCTCCAAACCCACCTTTACATCTCTCTTCGGGAATCAAAACCCACCATTATTCTTTCATCCAAACAACCCTTCTTTTTCCTTCCCAAAAAACCACCaaccaaacaccctcttaaaACCCTCAAAGTCCAAGCTACCTCCGGCCCACAACCACGGCCTCCGTTGCCGGATACCCAGAAATACATTCTTGAAATCTTGGAAAATGATGATGTAAAGTCTTTACCTTGTGTTAGAACTTATGAGAATGATTTGGGCCGGTTGAGTGTTGTTGGAGGTGTTGATTTGGAGCAGGCTTTGACTGCGGCAGCCGCGGATGGCGGTGAGGCGGCGGAGGAGCATATTGTTAATGGGTTGGATGTTATGGTGGCTGAGACTGTTTTCCCAGGTCATTCTGATGAACATAGTACTATTTCTACTAGATTG TTTTTGCCATCGAGAAAAGTCAAAGAGAGAGCTAAAAGTCTccaaaactatatgaataagGACATTTTATCGAGCACTGCGTCTACAAATATACTTGCCATGACGTTTCGACAAGTGACTTTAAGACAACTTTGGAGTTTTGAACTTCTTTTGTTCAGACCAGGAACAACAAGAAATATGAAAGATCTTGCTAACATAAGAGAG GTCCCAGCTTCTTTTACCTTCAGTTCCTCGGATGAACAAGCTATATCCATGCTTGCAGAAGTGATTTCCGTTTCTTCGCTCCAAAGCACTAAAAAAGATTATATTGATAACTCATTAGGCAAGTCATCCTATAATATGTTCCGTCTATTTCAAAAACCTGAAAAAATCTCATCAAAAGACTCTTCTGTTATCTTATACAAAGTATTTGAAGATGAATTGGTTGAAAATGCCAAAAGTTTGCTTGAGAAGTTTAATTCTATGAAGGCAAGCTATAAGCCTAAAGAAACCTCATTAAAGTTTAGTTGGTGGCCATGGTCCGTCTTTTCTAAACTGGAAAAAATGGGTGGTCCTGAATTTAGTGCATGGGTGACCGAGTATGTTCCTGCATATAGACTACAAGTTGATAGTGACAAGTTAAGGGATTTGAAGTTTGAAGGATGGAAAGAATATGCTAAAAATAAGTTGGAAGTTCTTCTTACCCACTCCCAAATG gtATGCCTGGCTAACATATTAGATATGTATTATGAGGATTTATTCACACTACCAGATAAGAAATTGCCATATAATGCAGCTGCCAAGACTACTAACATGCACATCAAGAAG AAAAGTAATCCTTTATTGAAAATGCTATCTACTGTCATCATAAGCGGATGCTTCATTGTTACTGTAAGTGTATTGGGCCGACTTTATTTTCCCCGTTTCCAAAATGGGCAAAAGAAAATCGGAGGAAATCAACAACCCCAATCATCACATACTGGATCAATTCGTTTTTGGTCCCTGGATTCATCTACG TTGGAAGACATTTGCATTTCAATTGTGAAAAAAGTTCAGTCAGTTTATGGATGGAGCGgagaaataagaaaagaaagtggtggtggtgtatcGACAGGTGAACTCCCTGACTACCTTAGAAGATTGGTTCAAGTTGATTCTAGCTACAATGACACTACACTCACTTCAACTGATAAGAGTGAGGAAGAGTTGTTAGCATCCGGACATAAAATTGCAAGTTATCAG ATTGTGTTATCATCTGAAGGGAAAATAGTTGGATTCCAACCCACGAGCCTTCTTGCTGTAAATAATTGGGCATCAAACCCCTTGACTGAAGAGCTGTATGGCCGGAAAAAACTCTCGCCTG GATTCTTTGAACCCTCACCGAAAATCAAACCACCTACGGAAGTGGTCTTGTTAGAGTTGGTAATGTCAGAAATCAGTGGCTCACATTTCGTGTTGGTCAGACCTATAAATGTGCCCGAGGACTGTTAA